From a single Lolium rigidum isolate FL_2022 chromosome 7, APGP_CSIRO_Lrig_0.1, whole genome shotgun sequence genomic region:
- the LOC124675959 gene encoding trehalose 6-phosphate phosphatase RA3-like — MTNHAAFTAEDAVTAVPPPAQASRHFSSFPPRRARDCRNAALGRMDLAASLLDSMKASSPRHAKFDAAADQEDWMEKHPSALERFEAVVAAAKGKQIVMFLDYDGTLSPIVEDPDSAFMTEDMRDAVRSVAQHFPTAIVSGRGRDKVFNFVKLEELYYAGSHGMDIKGPTTVSNHKAKADEVLCQPATEFLPVIQEVYETLTAKMKSIPGAMVEDNKFCLSVHFRCVDEKEWDALGEEVRSVLECYPDLRLTKGRKVLEIRPSIKWDKGNALEFLLESLGYAGRGDVFPIYIGDDRTDEDAFKVLRNMGQGIGILVTKFPKETTASYSLREPAEVKDFLRKLVKSNVTKG, encoded by the exons ATGACGAACCACGCCGCCTTCACCGCCGAAGACGCGGTCACCGCCGTTCCGCCGCCGGCGCAGGCGAGTCGCCATTTCTCATCGTTCCCGCCGCGGAGGGCGCGCGACTGCAGGAATGCCGCCCTGGGCCGCATGGACCTCGCCGCGTCGCTGCTGGACTCCATGAAGGCCTCCTCGCCCCGCCATGCCAAGttcgacgccgccgccgaccaGGAGGACTGGATG GAGAAGCACCCGTCCGCACTAGAGCGGTTCGAggccgtggtggcggcggcgaaggGGAAGCAGATCGTGATGTTTCTGGACTACGACGGCACCTTGTCGCCGATCGTGGAGGACCCCGACAGCGCCTTCATGACCGAAGAC ATGAGAGACGCGGTGAGGAGCGTGGCGCAGCATTTCCCGACCGCCATCGTCAGTGGGAGAGGCAGGGACAAG GTGTTTAACTTCGTGAAGCTAGAGGAGCTCTACTACGCTGGGAGCCACGGCATGGACATCAAGGGCCCCACCACAGTGTCCAACCACAAGGCAAAG GCTGACGAAGTTCTGTGCCAGCCGGCGACCGAGTTCCTGCCTGTCATCCAGGAG GTGTATGAGACGCTGACGGCCAAGATGAAGTCCATCCCGGGAGCCATGGTGGAGGACAACAAGTTCTGCCTCTCCGTGCACTTCCGCTGCGTCGACGAGAAG GAATGGGATGCTCTAGGCGAGGAGGTGAGGTCGGTGTTAGAGTGCTACCCGGACCTCCGCCTCACCAAGGGGAGAAAGGTCCTGGAGATCCGGCCCTCCATCAAGTGGGACAAGGGCAATGCCCTCGAGTTCTTGCTCGAGTCTCTCG GCTATGCCGGGCGTGGGGATGTTTTCCCAATATACATCGGAGATGACCGCACCGACGAGGACGCCTTCAAG GTGTTGCGCAACATGGGACAGGGCATCGGGATCCTCGTGACCAAGTTTCCAAAGGAGACCACTGCATCCTACTCTCTGCGTGAGCCTGCAGAG GTGAAAGACTTCCTGCGTAAGCTGGTGAAGAGCAACGTGACAAAGGGCTAG